In one window of Zingiber officinale cultivar Zhangliang chromosome 11A, Zo_v1.1, whole genome shotgun sequence DNA:
- the LOC122032828 gene encoding BTB/POZ domain-containing protein At1g30440-like, translating into MYKMACMKLGSKLDAFHQQGQAWFCTTGLPSDVIVEVEEMTFHLHKFPLLSKSSLLERLIKNSDEKDIVTRQADVPGGAQAFELVAKLNIKFLLMVIEVGVEYVDFMWILLCVVYYEEECTVIMCELWTL; encoded by the exons ATGTACAAGATGGCATGCATGAAACTGGGATCAAAACTCGATGCCTTCCACCAACAAGGGCAAGCTTG GTTTTGCACAACAGGACTTCCTAGTGATGTTATTGTCGAAGTTGAAGAAATGACCTTCCATCTCCACAAG TTTCCTTTGTTATCAAAAAGTAGCCTTTTGGAAAGGTTAATTAAGAACTCTGATGAAAAAGATATTGTGACAAGACAGGCTGATGTTCCTGGTGGTGCACAAGCATTTGAACTTGTGGCTAAGTTAAACATTAAATTCTTACTTATGGTTATTGAAGTTGGTGTTGAGTACGTTGACTTCATGTGGATCCTACTCTGTGTTGTGTACTATGAAGAAGAGTGTACTGTAATCATGTGTGAACTGTGGACATTGTAG